Genomic segment of Paraburkholderia agricolaris:
CACCTGCAATTCGCCACTACGCCAGTGCTGGTCCTGCACCACGAGTACGTCGTGCCGGCGCAGCGAGCGCAACGTGCCGCTTGCCACCCGGCAGCAGCCGACGCCCAGGCGCTGCTGCAGCGGCAGCGCGTTGGCGAACGCAATGGTGGTCTTGACGGGCCGGCGGCCGAGCAGGCTCGCCAGCAGGAAGTGTCCGGTGGCGTTGCAATGCAGTTCGCCGGCCGCCTCGGTGGGATGCGTGCTGGCCGCGTGCTGGATACGCCAGCGGTAGCGAAACGGCAGGCTCGCTTGCGACAGTTCCAGGAACTGGGGCGCGCCACGTACGCTCAGTCCGTGGCGCTCGAGCAGTTCGTGCAGCCAGTATTCGAATGCGACGGCCCGCAAGGTGTGCGGCGCTTGCGTGGCCGCCGATGCGCCAAACTGACCGAGCACGATCGCGTCGACGATGCCCGGATCGCCGAACAGATCGAACCGTCCGCCGGACCACGCCATCGACAACAATGGCGGCGCCCGCGATGGCTCGCGCGCGCTGCCGTGTGGCAAGGGGCTGAGCGACGCGACGTGGTTGTCCTCGCCTGGCAACGCGATGTGGCGGCCGTGTTGCGCAATCGCGGTCTGCGCGATGGCTTCGTCTCGGCGCAGACGGGGCGGTGCATAGCGGTGAGGATGCGGGGGGCGGGGCAGGTCGTTATTCATGAGTGGGTTGCGCCACGGCTTCGACGCTTCGTTCCAGATTGCCGGACAGGGCGATCACGACGCTCACGGAGCGCCCGATGCGCTGCGCTAGCGTTGAGGCGATCGTGTAGCGCGCACCGGCCAGCCGCTCGAACGTTTCGTGCGTGGTGCACGCGATCCTCGCGTGCAGCGCGGCCGGTTCGTCGACGACAGTCACAACGATGCCGCCGAGCTCGGGTTCGTTCAGTTCGGCGTGAACGGCTCGCCGGTCGTCGGCAAGGCCGGCCCACAGGCGCGTCGCGCATGCACACACAACGCGGACGTCCTCGTGCGTGAAACGGGTGGCCGTGCGGGCGGATTCGGACGTCGATGCCGGTGTCGGCATCGACCTTGGCGTGACGTCGGCTTGTCGCTCAGTCTGCTGCTGGTGCGCGACTCGCTGCGGCGTACCGGATTCGGCTTGCGCATCGACAGAGCCGTAGATTGGCGGCTGCCGCTTCACAGCGGGCGAGAACGCGTCGTCATTCGACTCGTCCTCGGCCCGCAGCGCGCGCCGGAAGCGGTCTTCATCGCTGGCCGACGCGCCGGTCCGTGTGATCGCGATGAGCGCCGGCTGTCGAGGGCGGTCATCGCCGCGGTCGTTGCGCCGGGCGGTGTCGGCGCCGTGAGGTCCCCGTACTGGTTTCATCGTGTGTGTATTCCGTCTGCGTCCGGCGCCGTGTCCTGCTCCACGTCCAACGTGTTGCGGCGGTGAATCTCCAGGCTGTTTTCGTCCATGTCTTCGTTGTCCCGCTGCTGCTGGATTTGCCGCTCCTCGTCGCCCAGCCGGGTAGCGAGCGTCTCCATTTTCATCACCCGGCGTTCCGCGCGCAGTCGCTGCCGGCGTTTTTCGTCCTCGTCGCGGTGCGCATCGCTCAGCACGCTCTCGCTCGACTTTTCCGCTTCGCGTGCAACGATCACCTGCTGGCGGCTCAAGCTGATGCGGTTGTTGCATGCGTTTAACTGTCCGACCGATACGGTCCCCGCCGCCAGCAGCGCGTGGTCCTCGCGTGCCAGCGTGTCCTGGGCCAGTTGCTGGTTTTCGCTCACGCGTCGGCGTGCTGTTGCGACGTCAGCGACGGCGTTGCGCGTCTGTTCTTGCGCTTTCGCCAGCTCGTGCTCGGCGCTGCGCTCGTGGAGCTGGGCAGTGCGAACAAGGCTGTCTGCCGTGCGGGAGGAATTGATGGAGTGAGTCATGATCAGGTGTGGGTCAACGGCCTGGCGAGGAACTGTCGGCGAGTCGGGCGAGCTGTGCGACCGTGCTGTCGAGGCCGGCATGCTCGTCCGTTTCCTGGCGCAGGAACGCGCGGATCGCGTCGATCTTCTGTACGGCCTCGTCGGCGAGCGGATCACTGCCGGTGCGGTACTCGCCGATCTTCACGAGCAGTTCCACCTCGTTGTATTTCGCGAGCAGCTCGCGCACGCGGCGCGCATGCGTCTGGTGCGCGGGTGTCGCCACGGACGTCATCACGCGGCTCACCGACGCGAGCACGTCGATCGCCGGATAATGACCTGCATTGGCGAGCTGGCGCGACAGCACAATGTGGCCGTCGAGAATGGAGCGGGTCTCGTCGGCGACGGGCTCGGTCATGTCGTCGCCTTCGACGAGC
This window contains:
- the sctQ gene encoding type III secretion system cytoplasmic ring protein SctQ, which encodes MNNDLPRPPHPHRYAPPRLRRDEAIAQTAIAQHGRHIALPGEDNHVASLSPLPHGSAREPSRAPPLLSMAWSGGRFDLFGDPGIVDAIVLGQFGASAATQAPHTLRAVAFEYWLHELLERHGLSVRGAPQFLELSQASLPFRYRWRIQHAASTHPTEAAGELHCNATGHFLLASLLGRRPVKTTIAFANALPLQQRLGVGCCRVASGTLRSLRRHDVLVVQDQHWRSGELQVRASPTLAWCARFEKSTLIVTRGLYSIMNPSTDDFPADMPEHAHTSVSDGTTDSHGNPATVIADSDAISAHGAPQALAPAVADMREPVAEALEQVPVMLHFDLGHCDMTLAQLRALAPGSVLELGRAPGRAVAIRTNGLLVGHGELVEIDGLLGVAVTDLRWPGEER